The segment CCTGCATGTCGGTTTCGGCCGGGGGCCTGCGATGCAGCCGGGTATAGAGGTGGATAAAAGCCAGATACTGCCCCTGCGCGGGCGTGAAGGGTTTTGCCGAAGGACTCACGCCGGCCATCCGATTCAGTTGTTCGTGCGTGCCTCGAACGAGGAGGCAGGCCATGAATGTACGCTATCGGGTCGAACTCAGCCAAATCGAGCGCACCGAACTGAGGGCGCGGCTCAGCGGCGGCAAGCATGCGTCCCGGAAGCTCAAGCGCGCGCAGATTTTGCTGGCCGCCGATGCTGGGACCAGCGACGAGGAGATCGCAAGGAGCGTCGTCGTGAGCGGCTCGACCGTGTACCGGACCAAGCGACGCTTCGTGGAAGGCAATCTGGAGCGGGCGCTGAGCGAAGAGCCGCGTCCCGGGGCGGAATGCAAACTCACGGCAAGGAAGAAGCCTTGCTGGTGGCGACAGCCTGCGCCAGTCCCCCAAAGGGCCGTGCCCGCTGGACGCTAAAGCTGCTGGCGGCTGCGATGGTCAAGCTCACCGAACACAAGAGCCTGTCGCACGAGACGGTTCGGCGGCGCCTGGCCGAGAATGGCCTCAAGCCCTGGCGCAAAGACATGTGGTGCATTCCGCAGGTCGGCGGCGAATACGTCGCCCGCATGGAGGATGTGCTCGACCTCTATGCCGAGGTGCCCGACTCCAGACGGCCAGTGGTGTGCTTCGACGAAAGCCCGGTGCAACTCATCGGCGAGGTGCGTCAGCCCATTCCGGCCAAGCCCGGCCACCTCGAACGTTACGATTATGAGTATCGTCGCAATGGCACGGTCAATCTCTTCGTTCTCTTCGACGTGCATCGTCCCTGGCGCAAGGTCAAGGTCACCGAGCGGCGAGCGGCACGAGATTACGCCCAATGCATGCGTGATCTCGTCGACATCCATTATCCCGACGCCGAGATCAT is part of the Bradyrhizobium quebecense genome and harbors:
- a CDS encoding IS630 family transposase (programmed frameshift), with amino-acid sequence MNVRYRVELSQIERTELRARLSGGKHASRKLKRAQILLAADAGTSDEEIARSVVVSGSTVYRTKRRFVEGNLERALSEEPRPGAECKLNGKEEALLVATACASPPKGRARWTLKLLAAAMVKLTEHKSLSHETVRRRLAENGLKPWRKDMWCIPQVGGEYVARMEDVLDLYAEVPDSRRPVVCFDESPVQLIGEVRQPIPAKPGHLERYDYEYRRNGTVNLFVLFDVHRPWRKVKVTERRAARDYAQCMRDLVDIHYPDAEIIRVVQDHLSTHSAGALYQAFPPAEARRILRRLEFHYTPKHASWLNMVEIEIGVLRGQCLDRRIDDSKRLGREITAWERQRNAARSRIKWMFTTDKARAKMAGAYPASSKES